In Elaeis guineensis isolate ETL-2024a chromosome 1, EG11, whole genome shotgun sequence, a genomic segment contains:
- the LOC140853246 gene encoding uncharacterized protein: MSSKINSSSLPIPHRLPTNSPSFNTSSNSLRFKYRPHSSYTSPSKQEAPDKVEQSPTTIWNVKFETLEGCKLGISRYPDFEYNAKGGIGTGMGRKEDEDTMLVSFDVGTLYIPPLAGATTKFLGLPLPPFLTIDIVPEFFQGTISKESGQVDLQFRAKFWFSVGSIYKAPPLMVETTLTSEESAGKLRGGRGERINGEGRCRLVGVALVNPINDMLMNSFLGLPTECIADMNARIAIDPST, encoded by the exons ATGAGTTCCAAGATCAACTCTTCAAGTCTTCCAATCCCCCACAGGCTTCCAACCAATTCACCCAGCTTCAATACATCATCAAACTCTCTCAGATTTAAGTACAGACCCCACTCTTCTTACACCAGTCCAAGCAAGCAAGAAGCTCCTGACAAAGTTGAACAAAGTCCTACTACCATATGGAACGTCAAGTTTGAAACTCTTGAAGGCTGCAAGCTGGGCATCTCCCGGTATCCAGATTTTGAATACAATGCCAAAGGAGGCATTGGTACAGGGATGGGGAGAAAGGAGGACGAGGATACCATGCTGGTCTCTTTCGATGTGGGAACACTGTACATCCCACCGCTTGCAGGAGCGACGACAAAGTTCCTTGGCTTGCCATTGCCACCTTTTCTTACAATAGATATTGTTCCAGAGTTTTTCCAGGGAACCATCAGCAAAGAGAGTGGACAG GTTGATCTGCAGTTCAGAGCAAAATTCTGGTTCTCAGTTGGAAGCATCTACAAAGCTCCTCCATTGATGGTGGAGACCACACTAACATCAGAGGAGTCCGCAGGAAAATTAAGGGGTGGGAGGGGGGAGAGAATAAATGGAGAAGGAAGGTGCAGGCTGGTTGGTGTGGCCTTGGTGAATCCAATCAATGACATGCTCATGAACTCCTTTCTTGGACTTCCAACTGAATGCATTGCTGATATGAATGCGAGAATCGCCATTGATCCCTCTACTTGA